The Tepidisphaeraceae bacterium genome includes a region encoding these proteins:
- the miaA gene encoding tRNA (adenosine(37)-N6)-dimethylallyltransferase MiaA, whose translation MASTPNTLVILGATASGKSAVAMEIARRVGGEILSVDSMQVYRGMDIGTAKPTMAEQTAVRHHLIDLVAPNEPFTVARFVELADATLSAAGQTPIIATGGTPLYYKALFEGLFDGPAADAELRDRLRAQPPEELHARLATVDPIAAARIHRNDSRRTIRALEVYELTGQPISSFQTDWASAEQRHPAKWIGLNWDREALNRRINARVKQMIDAGWVDETRELLRTYGQLSPTAAEATGYAELIAYLNGKSSLADAIEQIKIATRQLAKRQLKWIRRFPNVTWISGDQPLETLVDAVMNAGSDPSPGTPREAR comes from the coding sequence ATGGCATCTACACCGAACACATTGGTCATTCTGGGGGCGACGGCGTCGGGCAAGTCGGCCGTCGCGATGGAGATCGCGCGCCGCGTGGGCGGGGAGATCCTCAGCGTCGATTCGATGCAGGTCTACCGCGGCATGGACATCGGCACGGCCAAACCAACCATGGCCGAGCAGACGGCGGTGCGGCATCATCTGATTGACCTCGTGGCGCCGAACGAGCCGTTCACGGTCGCCCGGTTCGTCGAGCTTGCGGACGCGACGCTGTCGGCCGCGGGGCAGACGCCGATCATCGCTACGGGTGGCACTCCGCTGTATTACAAAGCCCTGTTCGAGGGTCTGTTCGACGGTCCAGCCGCCGACGCGGAACTCCGGGATCGGCTAAGGGCACAACCGCCGGAAGAACTGCACGCCCGGCTTGCGACCGTCGACCCCATCGCCGCCGCCCGCATCCACCGCAACGACAGTCGGCGGACGATTCGCGCGCTGGAGGTCTACGAGCTAACGGGCCAGCCGATCTCATCTTTCCAGACCGACTGGGCCTCGGCCGAGCAACGCCATCCAGCGAAATGGATCGGGTTGAACTGGGACCGCGAGGCGCTGAACCGCCGGATCAACGCGCGGGTAAAGCAGATGATCGACGCCGGCTGGGTCGATGAGACGCGCGAACTGCTGAGAACCTACGGCCAGCTTTCCCCAACGGCCGCCGAGGCGACCGGGTATGCAGAGTTGATCGCGTATTTGAACGGTAAGTCATCGCTCGCCGACGCGATCGAGCAGATCAAGATCGCGACGCGCCAGTTAGCCAAGCGGCAATTGAAGTGGATCAGGCGCTTCCCAAACGTGACGTGGATCAGCGGCGACCAGCCGTTGGAGACGTTGGTCGATGCGGTGATGAATGCTGGTTCCGATCCCTCTCCCGGTACGCCGCGAGAGGCTAGGTGA
- a CDS encoding Hsp20/alpha crystallin family protein yields the protein MALPTRVNRMATIDPVEAMQREFDTVLGRFFPAGNGNGNRLAPYGVDVREDGDHIYVEAELPGFKKDDVDITLENQTLTIAAERRESNGEEKKGELLLNERRYTRFLRSFTLPPTVDEQTVNARLSDGVLTITLNKREESKPRKITVA from the coding sequence ATGGCACTGCCCACTCGAGTGAACCGTATGGCAACCATCGATCCGGTGGAAGCGATGCAGCGTGAGTTTGACACCGTGCTCGGTCGGTTCTTCCCGGCCGGCAATGGTAACGGTAACCGCCTGGCGCCCTATGGCGTGGACGTCCGCGAAGATGGCGATCACATCTACGTCGAGGCGGAACTGCCCGGGTTCAAGAAGGATGACGTCGACATCACCTTGGAGAATCAGACCCTCACCATCGCGGCCGAGCGTCGGGAATCGAACGGTGAGGAAAAGAAGGGCGAACTGCTGCTGAACGAGCGCCGCTATACCCGCTTCCTCCGCAGCTTCACCCTGCCACCCACCGTGGACGAGCAGACGGTGAACGCCAGGCTGAGCGACGGCGTGCTCACGATTACGCTCAACAAGCGCGAAGAGAGCAAGCCGCGGAAGATCACGGTCGCCTAA